The following are from one region of the Treponema denticola genome:
- a CDS encoding Fic family protein encodes MPTQYNEIQEFLKTRADLHARLNLLPYDGTPEIKERGDGKYLYVRKRVAGKQTSTYVGVYTEGLYNLLLRNAKEARKIRKELRYVEKQLAIAGYSEDELSSSVMANIEFARANIKINIYDQAVLEGIATSFPQTEEIIDNGKVSGMTATDVQKILNLKHAWEFILDKDVIASKSDYYMLSHIAKLVNEGFFAEGGRIRGVPVTIGGSSYVPSLPNEADVKDRIQKITEENDDVINIAIKLCLYCMKTQIFLDGNKRASIIFANHYLISHGGGFIVIPEKEVSEFKQLLVKYYEGEDVSNIASFMKERCWKTI; translated from the coding sequence ATGCCGACACAATATAATGAAATACAGGAATTCCTCAAGACTCGCGCCGATCTTCATGCCAGATTAAATTTACTGCCGTATGACGGTACACCTGAAATTAAAGAACGCGGCGATGGAAAATATTTATATGTTAGAAAGCGTGTAGCCGGTAAACAAACATCGACATATGTGGGAGTCTATACAGAGGGGTTATATAACCTGCTTCTTCGTAATGCAAAAGAAGCTCGCAAAATAAGAAAAGAACTTAGATATGTAGAAAAACAACTTGCTATTGCCGGATATTCCGAAGATGAACTATCTTCCAGTGTTATGGCTAATATTGAATTTGCAAGAGCTAATATAAAAATAAATATCTATGATCAAGCTGTCTTGGAGGGAATTGCAACATCTTTTCCACAGACAGAAGAAATTATAGACAACGGAAAGGTTTCCGGAATGACAGCAACTGATGTGCAAAAGATTTTGAACTTGAAACATGCTTGGGAGTTTATTCTAGATAAAGATGTTATTGCAAGTAAATCAGACTATTATATGCTTAGTCATATTGCAAAACTTGTAAATGAAGGTTTTTTTGCAGAAGGCGGCCGCATTCGTGGTGTTCCGGTAACCATTGGAGGCTCATCTTATGTTCCGTCTTTACCGAATGAAGCAGATGTTAAAGATAGAATTCAAAAGATTACCGAGGAGAATGATGATGTGATTAATATTGCTATTAAACTATGTCTTTATTGTATGAAGACACAGATATTTCTTGATGGTAACAAAAGAGCCTCTATTATTTTTGCAAATCATTATTTGATTTCTCATGGCGGCGGTTTTATTGTAATTCCGGAAAAGGAAGTTTCTGAGTTTAAGCAGTTATTAGTAAAATATTACGAAGGAGAAGATGTATCCAATATTGCCAGCTTTATGAAAGAACGCTGCTGGAAAACAATTTAA
- a CDS encoding sensor histidine kinase codes for MMKANSPYPHRLRVSTVHRLAMRFSLLLAAIIVVLSSGIILLLRMNIRNQQNTELKTSAGLVAELLQKGRIQEIDGELPYYITFTVYESNTKEITATNDPFLPALPVTPNRAERYTAKQYFSDGDLNILYYAMPADTADGYIIQTALNMDTDTAEAILSGLPRMLALIGIPLLFISYGAAFFISGRTMRIVRAMTQAAQKIGASNLDERLPVTDKGDDFDELAKTFNNLLSRLQTDFARERQFTADVSHELKTPIAVILGHANMLRRWGKDDPDRLEHSLSVLIREAHSMQSIIENLLRIARFENGSIKIKAAPLSIPALFERLIDETKTYAPGVSFDTHIEVETIHTDAELLHQACTIIISNSVKFAGENAHIILSAEYRNSYIISISDNGPGIGEDALPHIFDRFYRGDAAHVRSAGGAGLGLSIVKSIMQVLGGSVSAENGERKGTVIIMQLPQNNIYESFP; via the coding sequence ATGATGAAAGCGAATAGCCCTTATCCGCATAGGCTTCGCGTATCGACTGTGCACCGGCTAGCCATGCGCTTTTCGCTGCTGCTTGCTGCAATCATCGTTGTTTTATCGTCCGGTATCATTTTGCTCCTCCGCATGAATATCCGCAATCAGCAAAATACGGAGCTTAAAACTTCCGCCGGACTGGTTGCCGAATTGCTGCAAAAAGGACGCATACAGGAAATTGACGGCGAGCTGCCTTACTATATAACTTTCACAGTATACGAAAGCAATACCAAAGAAATTACCGCGACAAATGACCCCTTTTTACCGGCACTTCCGGTAACGCCTAATCGTGCCGAACGCTACACCGCTAAGCAGTATTTCAGCGACGGCGACTTAAATATTCTTTACTATGCAATGCCGGCAGACACCGCGGACGGATATATTATCCAGACAGCTCTCAACATGGATACCGATACGGCAGAAGCTATTCTTTCCGGCTTGCCGCGAATGCTTGCGCTCATTGGTATCCCTCTCCTTTTTATTTCATACGGCGCTGCATTTTTTATTTCCGGCCGCACGATGAGGATTGTCCGCGCGATGACCCAAGCAGCACAAAAAATCGGAGCATCCAATCTCGATGAAAGGCTGCCTGTTACGGACAAAGGGGATGATTTTGATGAACTTGCAAAGACGTTTAACAACCTGCTTTCCCGCCTGCAAACCGATTTTGCAAGAGAAAGGCAGTTTACAGCCGATGTTTCTCATGAGTTAAAAACGCCGATTGCCGTCATACTCGGTCATGCGAATATGCTTCGCCGTTGGGGAAAAGACGATCCCGACAGGCTGGAGCACTCGCTTTCTGTGCTGATCCGCGAAGCTCATTCTATGCAGTCGATTATTGAAAACCTGCTGCGTATTGCCCGTTTTGAAAACGGCAGTATCAAGATTAAGGCTGCGCCTCTTTCCATCCCAGCGCTGTTTGAAAGGCTCATAGACGAGACAAAAACATATGCGCCCGGAGTAAGCTTCGATACTCATATAGAGGTTGAAACTATCCATACCGATGCGGAACTGCTGCATCAGGCCTGTACAATAATTATTTCCAACAGCGTAAAATTTGCAGGAGAAAATGCACACATCATTCTTTCGGCCGAATATAGGAATTCTTATATTATCTCGATTTCGGATAACGGTCCGGGAATCGGAGAAGATGCATTACCGCATATCTTTGATAGGTTTTACCGAGGAGATGCTGCTCATGTCCGCAGCGCAGGCGGGGCAGGCTTGGGGCTTTCCATCGTTAAAAGTATTATGCAAGTACTCGGCGGTTCAGTCTCTGCCGAAAACGGAGAAAGAAAAGGCACTGTTATCATAATGCAGCTGCCGCAAAATAATATCTATGAATCCTTCCCTTAA
- a CDS encoding DUF2262 domain-containing protein, with amino-acid sequence MSLLKRISLSLIWMTSGGSFSAYFDDDELFLGHCITVSDGLKKGVVSADMEG; translated from the coding sequence ATGAGTTTGTTAAAAAGAATTAGTCTGAGTTTGATTTGGATGACATCAGGCGGTTCATTTTCTGCCTATTTTGATGATGACGAGCTCTTCTTAGGGCATTGTATAACAGTATCCGACGGCTTAAAGAAGGGAGTTGTGTCGGCTGATATGGAAGGGTAA
- a CDS encoding type II toxin-antitoxin system RelB/DinJ family antitoxin: MATTNLNIRTDKEMKERAEAIFFELGLNMTTAINIFLRTTIRENGIPFALKLDIPNAITASAIEEGRKIAYDDTVKKYSNIDDLRKALEI, encoded by the coding sequence ATGGCAACAACAAATTTGAATATCAGAACAGATAAAGAAATGAAGGAGCGAGCAGAAGCTATTTTTTTTGAGTTAGGGCTTAATATGACAACGGCTATCAATATATTTTTAAGAACAACTATTAGAGAAAATGGAATTCCGTTTGCTTTGAAATTAGATATTCCCAATGCAATTACAGCGTCGGCAATAGAAGAAGGTAGAAAAATTGCTTATGATGATACCGTAAAAAAATATTCAAATATAGACGATTTGCGGAAAGCACTGGAAATATAA
- a CDS encoding carboxylesterase family protein has translation MKILQTEIGKAYANVVGKTKEGTPVYSILSVPYARAERFEYAKILDKQDYSPDMIINRKETVCFPQRKYPLFFNIFMKHHMLRPEFQPLKDTQTENAFVVNIWAPENFTERKPVVVFLHGGGEGSGTVPIYTMEHIAEQGVVAVTITYRIGNFGYMPVFDKGEIKASLAYLDQQTALNWIYNTISSFGGDNTNITLMGHCGGAVAALYHYLNPVSNKLFHKLILCAGNVPILSEFDFAKNEYAKMLSKNHLKGLEELKKLSAKKLMKLKGGQNDIVDGIFFAEHPMKLLERGEFPCMPVLIGSNKDEFSMIELPMFYKALGITKKKKNLKDVLLKKYGEFAETLESEFKSEANGIVDLQIQIMELLIFHSSALFLMETLGKKCPVYGYRMNYIPHLYNGLRGSYHGAELAFFFGTIDKMNIPITDENRKAVISIQKDWIEFIRTGKMKDRTLFNETGKITEYDKDIRTIPFPHAHLIHHIQNSGIADKLRKEYIRNRR, from the coding sequence ATGAAGATATTACAGACAGAGATTGGCAAAGCATATGCGAATGTAGTCGGAAAAACGAAAGAAGGTACGCCTGTATATTCTATATTGAGTGTGCCTTATGCACGAGCAGAAAGATTTGAATATGCTAAAATTCTTGATAAACAAGACTATTCACCGGATATGATAATTAATCGTAAAGAAACAGTATGTTTTCCACAAAGGAAATATCCTCTATTTTTTAATATTTTTATGAAGCACCATATGTTACGACCGGAATTTCAACCGTTAAAAGATACTCAAACGGAAAATGCATTTGTAGTAAATATATGGGCACCCGAGAATTTTACGGAAAGAAAACCGGTAGTTGTATTTTTACATGGCGGAGGCGAAGGGTCGGGAACAGTTCCAATATACACAATGGAACATATTGCCGAACAAGGTGTTGTAGCAGTTACAATTACTTATCGAATAGGAAATTTCGGATATATGCCTGTTTTCGATAAGGGAGAAATAAAAGCGTCTCTTGCTTATCTTGATCAGCAAACAGCTTTAAATTGGATTTATAATACTATAAGTTCTTTCGGCGGAGATAATACAAATATTACGCTTATGGGGCATTGCGGCGGTGCGGTTGCAGCGCTGTATCATTATTTAAATCCTGTAAGTAATAAACTGTTTCATAAATTAATCCTATGTGCAGGGAATGTCCCGATATTGTCGGAATTTGATTTTGCAAAAAACGAATATGCAAAAATGCTGTCAAAAAATCATCTTAAAGGACTTGAAGAACTAAAAAAACTGTCAGCCAAAAAATTGATGAAACTAAAAGGAGGACAGAATGATATTGTTGACGGTATATTCTTTGCAGAGCACCCAATGAAATTATTAGAGCGTGGAGAATTCCCTTGTATGCCAGTTTTGATAGGCTCTAACAAAGATGAATTTTCTATGATTGAATTACCTATGTTTTATAAGGCTCTCGGAATTACAAAGAAAAAGAAAAATTTAAAAGATGTTCTTTTAAAAAAATACGGTGAGTTTGCAGAAACGCTCGAATCCGAATTTAAATCGGAAGCAAATGGAATTGTAGATTTACAGATTCAAATAATGGAATTGCTGATCTTTCATTCAAGCGCGTTGTTTCTTATGGAAACGTTAGGCAAAAAATGCCCTGTATACGGCTATAGAATGAACTATATCCCTCATTTGTATAACGGACTGCGAGGTTCGTATCATGGGGCGGAGCTGGCATTTTTCTTTGGAACCATAGATAAAATGAATATACCCATTACCGATGAAAATAGAAAAGCAGTTATTTCAATTCAGAAGGACTGGATAGAATTTATAAGGACGGGAAAAATGAAAGACCGGACTCTTTTTAATGAAACAGGAAAAATTACGGAATATGATAAAGATATTAGAACTATACCGTTTCCGCATGCACATCTTATTCATCACATTCAAAATAGCGGCATTGCCGATAAGCTACGAAAAGAATATATCCGCAACCGTAGATAA
- a CDS encoding type II toxin-antitoxin system YafQ family toxin — MKYEIKFTNQFKKDIRLAKKQNKNLDKLLKVIDLLSNGEKLEAKYRDHDLSGNYKGTRECHIEPDWLLVYEIRNDVLVLMLYRLGSHSELFKK; from the coding sequence ATAAAATACGAAATAAAATTTACAAACCAATTTAAGAAAGATATTAGACTTGCAAAAAAACAGAATAAAAACTTAGATAAGTTATTGAAAGTTATTGATTTACTTTCAAATGGAGAAAAACTTGAAGCTAAGTATAGAGATCATGATTTATCAGGAAACTATAAGGGAACAAGAGAATGTCACATAGAACCGGATTGGCTTTTAGTATATGAAATTAGAAATGATGTACTTGTACTTATGCTTTATAGACTTGGCTCACATTCAGAGCTTTTTAAAAAATAA
- a CDS encoding class I SAM-dependent methyltransferase translates to MEKQALLNQWLHEQEIAHIKGWDFSHIRGRYKEEDDLPWDFGKIIKSYLSDTDYLLDMETGGGEFLLSFMANAKHTAAIEGYEPNIKICEERLLPLGINFKACDGGDVLPFEDNYFDIITNRHGKYNVNEIKRTLKKGGVFLTQQVGAENDRDLVELLIGNIDIPFPEAYLNIARQEFADNGFDIIEEAEVYRPIEFYDVGALVWFARIIDWEFPGFEVEKYQKNLFKAQEILEKEGVIKGRIHRYYFAAAAL, encoded by the coding sequence ATGGAAAAGCAAGCACTTTTAAATCAATGGCTGCATGAGCAAGAAATAGCTCATATTAAAGGTTGGGATTTCTCTCACATTAGAGGAAGGTATAAAGAAGAGGACGATCTTCCATGGGATTTTGGAAAAATCATAAAATCTTATCTGAGTGATACCGATTATTTATTGGATATGGAAACAGGCGGCGGAGAATTTCTTTTATCTTTTATGGCCAATGCTAAACACACTGCTGCGATTGAAGGCTATGAACCAAACATCAAAATATGTGAAGAAAGACTTCTTCCTTTAGGGATAAATTTTAAAGCATGTGACGGCGGAGATGTCCTTCCTTTTGAAGATAATTACTTTGACATTATTACTAACAGACACGGTAAATACAATGTAAATGAGATTAAAAGAACTCTTAAAAAAGGAGGAGTATTTCTTACACAGCAAGTAGGCGCTGAAAATGACAGAGACCTGGTAGAGCTTTTAATTGGCAATATTGACATTCCGTTTCCGGAAGCTTATTTGAATATTGCAAGACAGGAATTTGCAGATAACGGATTTGATATTATAGAAGAAGCTGAAGTCTATAGGCCGATAGAGTTTTATGACGTAGGTGCACTTGTCTGGTTTGCGAGAATCATTGATTGGGAATTTCCCGGTTTTGAAGTGGAGAAATATCAGAAGAACCTTTTTAAAGCGCAGGAAATTCTTGAGAAAGAAGGTGTAATTAAGGGAAGGATTCATAGATATTATTTTGCGGCAGCTGCATTATGA